TGCGATCATCGGAACCGGCAGGGCGATGCTGAGGATCACCTGACTGATGACCAGAGCCTGTGTGGTGTTAACCCCCCAGGCCACCACGGCAAAGGCGGGGACCATCGTCACGAGACGGCGCAGCCAGACCGGGATGCGGAAGTGCAGAAAGCCCTGCATGATCATCTGTCCCGCCATCGTGCCGACAACAGAGCTGGAAATGCCCGAGGCGATCAGCGAGACCAGAAAAGCCGCAGCCGCCGCGCCACCAAGCAGCGGCGTCAGTGTGTGATAGGCGGTTTCGATTTCGGCCACTTCCTCATGCCCCAGATGAAAGGCAGCCGAGGCCATCATCACCATGGCCATGTTGACCATGCCGGCAATCGCAAGGGCAATGATCACCTCGGTGTTGGAATATTTGAGGATCTTGCGCCGTTCCTGCTCGTTGCGGATCTCGGCTCGAGTCTGGGTCAAACCAGAATGCAGATAGATGGCATGGGGCATCACCGTGGCGCCGATGATGCCGATGGCGATGGTCAGCGCCGTGGCGTCCGCAAGCTCCGGTGTCACCATGCCCACGGCTGCCTCGCCCCACGCAATGGGTGCAATCAGAACCTCGACCAGATAGCAAAGGCCAATCACGCCAACCATCGCACCAATGATCAACTCCATGGGTCGAAAGCCGTGACGCTCGAACAGGAGGATGCCGTAGGTGACAATCGCGGTGACCCCCATGCCTGCCATCAGGGGCATCTCGAATAGCAAAGCAAGGCCGATGGCCCCGCCGAGAAACTCGGCAAGGTCGGTTGCCATGGCAGCAATCTCGCTCACAAACCACATAATCCACACAACGGGGCTGGAAAAATTGTCGCGGCAGAGCTCTGCGAGGTTCTTTCCGGTCACGATTCCGAGGCGGGCCGAGAGGGCTTGGAACAGCATCGCAATCAGGTTGGCAAACAGCACCACCCATAACAGCCGATAGCCATATCCGGCACCCGCCTGAATGTTGGTGGCATAGTTGCCCGGGTCCATATAGGCAACGGACGCAATGATGGCAGGTCCGGCAAACAGCAGTTTGCCTCTGAAGCTGCGGTTTTCTCCTGCCAAAACAGCGTTCATTCCCTCGCGGGTCTGGTCGGTTGCGAACATGAAAGGGCCTTGGGGCTGCCAAGTCTGGTCTGACGAAGCAGGACGGGTAAGAAAGTGATGGTGGGCGTCTTCTGGTGGGGAGACTGGTTTGTTGAGCATAGTGTAGCCTTGGCTAACTTTGGTGCCAAGCACTAAAATGTCGCGGCCAGACTATTCAACACAGCTTTGGCTTAGCGGTTTGGCCGGACATCCGCCCACCTGCGTCATTTTCATAATTGCATTTCTGGGGAGCATTCTTTACCCAAGGCTATATTGATTTCTTCAAATGCAGGTTTTGCCAGTGTCCACGGGCGTTCGGCTGACCACGGAAAGATGGACGGGCAAACAGAGCCATGGCAGAGGGAAAACGGGAAAACATCAGTCAGGCCAGACGGTTCGCCCGTGCTCGAGAGGCTCAGGCCAAGGCGGTGATGGAAGATTATGTCGAGATGATCGGCGATCTCATTGCCGAGCATGGTGAGGCCCGCGTTGCCGATATTGCCGAACGCATGGGCGTTGCCCACCCCACCGCGACCAAGGCTATTTCAAGGCTGAAGAAGGAAGGTCTGGCGGTGTCCCGTCCCTATCGGGGGATCTTTCTCACCGATGAAGGCGCGGCGTTGGCCGATCGGGTGCGCGACCGTCACCGTTCGGTTGTCTCCCTGTTGATTGCAGTCGGCGTGCCGCCGGAAACGGCCGAAATCGATGCAGAAGGCATCGAGCATCATGTCTCACAGAAGACGCTTGAGGCCTTTGAGAAATTTCTCACCAGCAAGGATTGAGAGAGTTCGCTCAGAGCAGCTCGGAGAAGGATGTGATGATCCGGGTCGCACCCGCCTCGCTAAGATTGGCTGCATGGGCGTTGCGCAAGCTCTCGTCGTTGAGGTGGCTGGCGCCGACAAAGCCGATGATATGTCCGATCCCGGCTGCTTTCGAGCCCTGCACCCCGGCAATGCCATCCTCGATCACCATCGAACGGGCCGGGCTGACGCCGAGCTTTTCGGTTGCAAAGAGGAACAGGTCCGGTGCCGGTTTACCATTCGGGACCTGTTCGGCACTGAAGCCCGTCTCGGCAAAGCGCTCTGTTTCACCGATCAGCTCGAGGGCATAGGCAACGCGCGGCAGGCTTGCTCCGGTGGCGAGGCAATGGGGGATGCCGTCACGGTCGAACCGGGCGAACAGATCCCTGATCCCATCCACGACATTCAGCTCTTTAGCAAAACCTTCCCTGACACGCTGGCGCCAGGCTTCTGGAAACAGGTCTCCGGTCTCCCTGCTACTTTCCTTCTCGATGAAGGCCTGAATCGCGGCGTCTGAGTGGCCCATGAAGGTGGCGACGAGTTGTGGCCAGTCCATGTTGATCCCGAACTGCGACAGCGACACGCCAAGTTCGCCAAGGGAAATGAGTTCACTGTCTATGACCACACCATCAAAATCGAGAATGACCGCATCAACATCGGCAAGCAGGTTCGTGGTCAAGGCATCGCTCCATGGTTCGAAGAGGCCGCATCAGGGCCGACAGCGTTGTAGACCGTTTATCTCGAGAAATAAAGGAGTTAAGAGGTAAAAATACGCTCTGGATTTCATCGCGCGCGCGGAAATTAGGTAAGGTCGTATAAATGCGTATAATTGCAAAATGCAACCAAAAGTAAGCGGTTGTTAACCATGCTTTGCCTTAATAGAACCAGCGCATCGATGGAGGCTGGGACGGTCAATGCCCTCACTATCTGAAAAACTGATCGATAATGGTCTGACTGCCGGGGAAGAAGACAAATATGTCAAGTTTCTCTCGGGCAAGAATGTTGAATTGCAACATGCGAACAGTGCATGGCAGGCGATAAAGGACGATCTACCCGCCATTCTGGATGCCTTCTATCAGGATGCATCGAGGGTGGAGGAGCTTCGACAGAAGCTTGGAGACAGGCAATCCAACCTCAAGTCTGCTCAGCAGAAGCATTGGGAATATATTCTCACCCATGACATCGATCTGGAGTTCGAGGGACAGGCGATCCGCATCGGTGAAGCCCATGTCCGTTCAGAACTCAATGTGCAATGGTATATGGCATCCTATGGGCGGATCCTGATCGAGCTGATCCCGGTGGTGATGAAGCGCAGCCGTCTGTCGCCATCCAGAAGCGCAAAGCTGCTGCAGGCGCTGGTCTCGCGCTTCTTTGCTGACATGTTGATGTCGATCGGAACCTTTGACGGCAATCTTCATCGTCTCGAAGCCAAGAGAGCCAAGGACGAGGAAAACCTCCGTAACCTTCGCAATCTGGCCCACACGGTGCAGGACATCAACGACATCACGATGAACATGGCGCTGTTGTCCAAGAACACCAAGACCGCTTCGGACAATGGCCAGTCAATCTCGACAGCTGTCGCCGAAATGGTCGCTTCGACCGAGCAGATCTCGAGCAACAGCACCACCACCGCCGAGCACGCCAATCAGGCCAGTACCTCCGTCTCGCAAGGCCTTGAGGCAATGCAGTCCGTGCTGACCGCCATGACCAACATCGCGGAAACCTCCCAGCAGACAGAGGCGAGCCTCACAGAGTTGATGCAGGCCTCCCATCAGATCGGCGAGTTTCTGGCTGTCATCGAGAATATCTCCAACCAGACCAACCTGCTTGCCCTCAACGCCACCATCGAGGCGGCAAGGGCCGGGGAGGCGGGCAAGGGCTTTGCGGTGGTCGCCGCCGAAGTCAAGGAGCTGGCTGCCCATTCCAACAAGGCGGCAGAGGATATCTCGGACCGTATCCAGTCGCTGGACAAGGGCATACGCACCATTCAGAACTCGATTACCGGCTCGCTGGAGGCGATCAAGGAAGGCCAATCCTCGCTTCAGGGCACGAATGAGCTGATCGAGCATGTCGGTGAACAGGTGGTGGAAGTATCCGAACGCATGCAGGAAGTCTCGGATATCCTGCATCAGCAAACCGACGCCAGCCGCGAAATCGCGGGCTCCATTTCGGGCGTCGCAGATCTGACCAGTGACAACGAGAGAACTCTGGCGCAGGTCGTCAACACCCTGCAGGTCAGCAATGACCAGTTCGCTAGCAACGCCGCCAATCTGTTTCAGGCCAACTCGAACCGGTCCCTCTGCGAAATGGCGAAGATCGATCACATCCTGTTCAAGAAGCGGGTCGTTGACACGATTTTGTCCCGTGGAGACTGGAAGGCAACGGAGGTGCCGGATCATCACCATTGCCGTCTGGGCAAATGGCACGACGGCATCGACAATCCCGAAATCCGCTCGCACAAAGTCTTCAAGGATCTGGTCGAGCCCCATGAAGCCGTGCATGCGGCTGCCAAGGTGGCGCTTCAGGCTCATGCCAATGGGGATGCCAATGGGGCCTTCGATGCCTTGAGTAAAATGGACAAGGCGAGCCAAGAGGTGCTCGAGAAGCTCGAAAGTCTGGCTGAAGCCCTGACTACGGGGCCTTTGAGGGATGCGGACAAGCGCCGGGACTTGCGCGAGAAAGTCGAGGGCAAAGTAACGGTCTCCAGCGATGATCGTTCCATTGAGCTGGATATCGTGAACGTCTCGGATGCAGGCATTGGCGTCAAAGGCCTGCCACGAGATCTGTCCGGCAAGACCGTGCGTGTCACATATAACGGCAGGACGCGCATCGCTGAAGCGATCTGGTCGGATGGGGACAAAGGAGGCCTGCGCTTTGCCAATTGATGGCTTGGTGCGGTCTCGGGACAGATTGTCATCTGACAGCCATCCGATTTTCCTATATGCATAGTCACCATTGATTCCAAAGACAAATCAGGAGTGACCCATGCATCTCGACCAATCGGAGCAAAGTGCTCTGCTCGAACTCGTGCGCAAGGCCGCCAAGGCGGAGATCATGCCACGATTTCGCTATCTGGATGGCGGCGACATTCGCTCAAAGAGCGGTCCGGACGATCTGGTAACCGATGCGGATGTCGGGGCGGAAGCCGTGATCACCGCCGGGGTGCGAGCCATTCTTTCCGATCCGATCGTTGTCGGCGAAGAGGCCGCAGCGCTCAATCCCGATATCATCAGCAACATTGGCTCGGCCGAATGGGGCGTGATCATCGATCCCGTCGACGGTACATGGAACTTTGCCAATGGCCTTTCGACCTTCGGGGTCATTCTCGCGGTGACCCACAAGGGGGAAACCTGTTTCGGTCTGCTCTATGATCCTGTGGTGGACGACTGGATTGTTGCCAGCAAGGGAGAAGGGGTGTTTTTCGGCCGACCCGACGCCTCACCGATCCGCTTGCCCAAACTGGAGAAAAGACCGCTGTCCGAGATGCACGCGATCATGCCCAATGTCTTTTTCCGCGAAGCCTTCGGCCCGAAACTCGCCGAGCAGACCAGATCGATCCGGCGCTTTGGCAGCTATCGTTGCGCCTGTCACGAATATCGCCTGACCGCGCAGGGCCGGAATGACTTCATTCTGAACATGACCATGAACCCGTGGGATCATGCCGCTGGCGTCCTGGTGATCGAGGAATTGGGGGGCGCAGCAGGCTTGCTTGACGGGCGGCCCTATAGCCCAACAGAAAATCTCGGAGCCTTTCTGGTCAGTGCCCATGCCGACAATCTTCCCATCCTGCAGGACAAGTTCGGATGGATGGGAGAGCATCTCTACTGAATGACAACAAGATCATGCGGGAGCCCTGAGGTTCCCGGTGATCCATGAGACTATCCGGCGAGGATCTGGCAATAGACATCCGGGTCGACATTTGCGCCAGAGATAGTGAGGGCAATGGCCCCGTCATGATCCGGAACCTTGCCCGCGAGAGCCGCCGCCAAAGCTGCCGCTCCACCCGGCTCTGCCACCAGCTTCAATTTTTCGAATGAGAAACGCACCGCCGACCGGACCTCGTCGTCGGAGACGGCAAGCCCGCCGACATCGAGATGGCGGTTGATGGCAAGGGTCATCTCGCCCGGCAGAGGCGACTGCAGCGCGTCACAGATCGAACGGGCGTCTGGATCATTGCCCACCGCATGATCGCTTCTGAGCGACCGACCGGTGGAATCGAACCCTTGCGGCTCGGCGGCATAGATCATCGCCTCAGGGAGCTTCGACTTGATGGCCGTTGCGATGCCTGAGGTCAGACCACCGCCGCCACAACAGACGACAACGGACCCCACTTTTACGTCCATCTCCTCGGCTTGGTCGAGGATTTCAAGGCCTGCGGTTCCCTGTCCGGCGATGATGTATGGATCATTGTAGGAGGGAACGATCAGCGCACCGCGCTTCTCGGCGATGGCTGTGGCGATCTCCTCGCGCGATTCGGTGTAGCGATCATAGGTGACGATCTCCGCGCCATAGGCGAGGGTGTTGTTCACCTTGATCTGCGGAGCATCGTCGGGCATCACGATGGTTGCCGGCATGCCCAGAAGTTGGGCGGCATGAGCCACCCCTTGGGCATGGTTGCCCGAAGACCAGGCCACGACGCCAGCCGCCCGATCCTCCGGCGCAATGGCCGAGAGGCGATTGTAGGCCCCGCGGAACTTGAACGACCCGGTGTGCTGGGCCCCTTCGAACTTGACCAGAACTCGCCGCCCGACGGCAGAGTTGAGCGGTTTGAACTCGAGCAGCGGGGTGCGAACCGCATGGCCCTTCAGCCGTTCTGCGGCTTGGTGAATGTCTTCGATGGAAATGGCGAGGCGGTCTGTCATGGCAACAGGGTCCTGTTGGTGCGGGGGGCAAAGGAGGGGAGGGACAAGCAGAAGCGGGATTAGTCTTCCGGTTCGCCCGGATCTTCATATTTGACGATCAGTGACAGGAAGCACCAGAAGCCGACAACGCCAAACAGGATAGCCCAGTTGACATTGCCAAGGGACAATTCCAGAAGCGCCCAGGCCGACGGAGCGAATGTGGTCAGAATGCGAACCCACAAGGGACGCAGCATCGGATGGGAAGTGTCGAACAGATTCATGCCAGCGCTCCTCGGGCATCGGGTAGAAAGGGGTTCCACCCTTTTAAGCGCTAGTGGGTGCCTCGCTCAAGCAGGATTGGGTCGAGCATGCAAATTTCTGCCGGTTTTTCAGGGTTTTCCAGCCGCTCCTCCAGCATCCTGAGGATTTCGGTCACGGTCGTCTCCAGCGGGTTGCGGATTGTTGTGAGGTTGAAGTCGGACCAGGAGGCCATGACGATATCATCAAAGCCGATGATCGAAAGATCCTCAGGAACACGCCGCCCGAGTTGGGACCGGGCCGCCGACAAGGCACCGAGCGCCATGGCGTCATTGGCCGAGATGATCGCATCCAGCGGATGCTTGCCGAGCATGATCCGGGCCGCTTCGCTGCCGCCTTCATAGGTATAGTCGGAGTGCACCACCGAGGTGAGGCTGAGGCCCGCTTCCCCGAGCCGGGACGTCAGGCCCAAGAGGCGTTCGTTCGAAGAGGTGCGCGTTTTCGGCCCACCGATGAAGCCGAAGGATTTACGCCCGCGTTTCAAAAGCAGATCGACCGCCATGGATGTGCCCGCCTCGTTGCGACAGCAGATGCAGTCGGTGAACGGAGCCTCAACCACGTGGCCGGAAAAGATCAGCGGAATGCTCAGCTTCTCGCAATCGGAAATCAGCGAGGAGGGAATGCTGCCGCCACGAATGATCAGCGCGTCGAGCGGGTAGTTGAGGATCGATAGGATCGACTGCTTCGTCACCGTATCTTCACCGCCAAGAACGATCGGCCATTTGTTGGCCCCGTTGAGCCGGGAGACCAGCCGCGCGACAAACTCCGCGTCATAATGGTTGTTTAGGTCACCAGCCACGACACCAACCAGATTGGTGCTGGTGCCATGCAGGCTGGCGGCCAGAGCGTTGGGTCGATAACCCAATTGAAGGGCCGTTTGCAGGATGCGCTCCCGTTTGGTGTCATCCAGATAGGCCCCGGGCGTGAAGGCACGGGAAACGGCAGGTCTCGAAACCCCGGCAGCCTTGGCCACATCCGATGCGGTCACTCGTCTCCCACGCTTGCTGCTCGTGGTCTTTTGAGAACTCCCGTCATGATCTGACATGAAATTCGCGCCTCTTTGTGGGTTCAAATGAAATTTTTATGACCTGCCGCATCCGTCACATGGCTGTTATCTTCCGCCTGTAGATGAACACGTGTTCAGTGTGGTGGCAAGTCCAAACTTCTACCAATCGATCCACTTTTTGAATTTTGCAAAAAGGGCCACTTCCGAGTGCGCCGGGGTCGGGGTGTCGGGCCGTTGCCACACCTGTTGGAGCCGGGCATGTCCGGCACAGGGAG
This DNA window, taken from uncultured Cohaesibacter sp., encodes the following:
- a CDS encoding LacI family DNA-binding transcriptional regulator, whose translation is MSDHDGSSQKTTSSKRGRRVTASDVAKAAGVSRPAVSRAFTPGAYLDDTKRERILQTALQLGYRPNALAASLHGTSTNLVGVVAGDLNNHYDAEFVARLVSRLNGANKWPIVLGGEDTVTKQSILSILNYPLDALIIRGGSIPSSLISDCEKLSIPLIFSGHVVEAPFTDCICCRNEAGTSMAVDLLLKRGRKSFGFIGGPKTRTSSNERLLGLTSRLGEAGLSLTSVVHSDYTYEGGSEAARIMLGKHPLDAIISANDAMALGALSAARSQLGRRVPEDLSIIGFDDIVMASWSDFNLTTIRNPLETTVTEILRMLEERLENPEKPAEICMLDPILLERGTH
- a CDS encoding inositol monophosphatase, giving the protein MHLDQSEQSALLELVRKAAKAEIMPRFRYLDGGDIRSKSGPDDLVTDADVGAEAVITAGVRAILSDPIVVGEEAAALNPDIISNIGSAEWGVIIDPVDGTWNFANGLSTFGVILAVTHKGETCFGLLYDPVVDDWIVASKGEGVFFGRPDASPIRLPKLEKRPLSEMHAIMPNVFFREAFGPKLAEQTRSIRRFGSYRCACHEYRLTAQGRNDFILNMTMNPWDHAAGVLVIEELGGAAGLLDGRPYSPTENLGAFLVSAHADNLPILQDKFGWMGEHLY
- a CDS encoding methyl-accepting chemotaxis protein, whose translation is MPSLSEKLIDNGLTAGEEDKYVKFLSGKNVELQHANSAWQAIKDDLPAILDAFYQDASRVEELRQKLGDRQSNLKSAQQKHWEYILTHDIDLEFEGQAIRIGEAHVRSELNVQWYMASYGRILIELIPVVMKRSRLSPSRSAKLLQALVSRFFADMLMSIGTFDGNLHRLEAKRAKDEENLRNLRNLAHTVQDINDITMNMALLSKNTKTASDNGQSISTAVAEMVASTEQISSNSTTTAEHANQASTSVSQGLEAMQSVLTAMTNIAETSQQTEASLTELMQASHQIGEFLAVIENISNQTNLLALNATIEAARAGEAGKGFAVVAAEVKELAAHSNKAAEDISDRIQSLDKGIRTIQNSITGSLEAIKEGQSSLQGTNELIEHVGEQVVEVSERMQEVSDILHQQTDASREIAGSISGVADLTSDNERTLAQVVNTLQVSNDQFASNAANLFQANSNRSLCEMAKIDHILFKKRVVDTILSRGDWKATEVPDHHHCRLGKWHDGIDNPEIRSHKVFKDLVEPHEAVHAAAKVALQAHANGDANGAFDALSKMDKASQEVLEKLESLAEALTTGPLRDADKRRDLREKVEGKVTVSSDDRSIELDIVNVSDAGIGVKGLPRDLSGKTVRVTYNGRTRIAEAIWSDGDKGGLRFAN
- a CDS encoding threonine/serine dehydratase, yielding MTDRLAISIEDIHQAAERLKGHAVRTPLLEFKPLNSAVGRRVLVKFEGAQHTGSFKFRGAYNRLSAIAPEDRAAGVVAWSSGNHAQGVAHAAQLLGMPATIVMPDDAPQIKVNNTLAYGAEIVTYDRYTESREEIATAIAEKRGALIVPSYNDPYIIAGQGTAGLEILDQAEEMDVKVGSVVVCCGGGGLTSGIATAIKSKLPEAMIYAAEPQGFDSTGRSLRSDHAVGNDPDARSICDALQSPLPGEMTLAINRHLDVGGLAVSDDEVRSAVRFSFEKLKLVAEPGGAAALAAALAGKVPDHDGAIALTISGANVDPDVYCQILAG
- a CDS encoding HAD-IA family hydrolase, whose protein sequence is MTTNLLADVDAVILDFDGVVIDSELISLGELGVSLSQFGINMDWPQLVATFMGHSDAAIQAFIEKESSRETGDLFPEAWRQRVREGFAKELNVVDGIRDLFARFDRDGIPHCLATGASLPRVAYALELIGETERFAETGFSAEQVPNGKPAPDLFLFATEKLGVSPARSMVIEDGIAGVQGSKAAGIGHIIGFVGASHLNDESLRNAHAANLSEAGATRIITSFSELL
- the mntR gene encoding manganese-binding transcriptional regulator MntR, which produces MAEGKRENISQARRFARAREAQAKAVMEDYVEMIGDLIAEHGEARVADIAERMGVAHPTATKAISRLKKEGLAVSRPYRGIFLTDEGAALADRVRDRHRSVVSLLIAVGVPPETAEIDAEGIEHHVSQKTLEAFEKFLTSKD
- a CDS encoding Nramp family divalent metal transporter — translated: MNAVLAGENRSFRGKLLFAGPAIIASVAYMDPGNYATNIQAGAGYGYRLLWVVLFANLIAMLFQALSARLGIVTGKNLAELCRDNFSSPVVWIMWFVSEIAAMATDLAEFLGGAIGLALLFEMPLMAGMGVTAIVTYGILLFERHGFRPMELIIGAMVGVIGLCYLVEVLIAPIAWGEAAVGMVTPELADATALTIAIGIIGATVMPHAIYLHSGLTQTRAEIRNEQERRKILKYSNTEVIIALAIAGMVNMAMVMMASAAFHLGHEEVAEIETAYHTLTPLLGGAAAAAFLVSLIASGISSSVVGTMAGQMIMQGFLHFRIPVWLRRLVTMVPAFAVVAWGVNTTQALVISQVILSIALPVPMIALIIFTSRRDIMGPYATGPVIRTLALVGAMAVLTLNFVLLAETFGLPVPFLVG